One segment of Leptospiraceae bacterium DNA contains the following:
- a CDS encoding sterol desaturase family protein, giving the protein MDTILQYTIEIRLFFFIGLFVLFAAWEILLPDHISSYSRKSRWTWNLILVVLNNFFIRILLPVSALGMAEYVTRNRIGFLNKLDFPEWLLVIVGVIFLDFVIYIQHILFHSLPLLWKLHQMHHADLELDVTSGTRFHPIEILISMLIKFSAIILSGVNPFTVLLFEIILNGMAMFNHSNIYIPKSIDNILRYILITPSLHRIHHSILSKEYNSNYGFNLSIWDRLMGTLKVRHEGNLIIGLPFFRDKKFLRLDWMLKIPVLKLERPLEDLLFYTI; this is encoded by the coding sequence ATGGATACAATTTTACAATATACCATAGAAATTCGGTTATTTTTTTTCATCGGATTATTTGTATTATTCGCAGCTTGGGAAATTTTACTTCCAGATCATATATCATCTTATTCTAGAAAATCTAGGTGGACTTGGAATTTAATTTTAGTAGTCCTCAATAATTTTTTTATTCGAATACTCCTACCTGTATCAGCACTTGGAATGGCAGAATACGTTACTCGAAATAGAATTGGATTTTTAAACAAACTAGATTTCCCCGAATGGTTACTAGTTATCGTCGGAGTTATTTTTTTAGATTTTGTAATATACATTCAACATATTCTTTTTCATTCCCTCCCGCTCCTCTGGAAACTTCACCAAATGCACCACGCCGACTTAGAACTCGATGTAACAAGCGGAACTAGATTTCATCCAATTGAAATCCTAATCTCAATGCTAATAAAATTTTCTGCAATTATATTGTCAGGAGTCAATCCATTTACTGTTCTACTTTTTGAAATCATCCTAAATGGAATGGCTATGTTCAATCACAGCAATATCTACATTCCCAAAAGTATTGATAATATTTTACGCTATATTTTGATTACCCCTTCTTTGCATAGAATCCATCATTCAATACTTTCAAAAGAGTATAACTCAAATTATGGATTTAATCTTTCTATTTGGGATCGCCTAATGGGAACGTTGAAAGTTAGACACGAAGGGAATTTAATCATCGGTTTACCATTTTTCAGAGATAAAAAATTCTTACGATTGGATTGGATGTTAAAAATTCCTGTTCTGAAATTGGAAAGACCTTTAGAGGATTTACTTTTCTATACAATTTAA
- a CDS encoding acyl-CoA dehydrogenase family protein, whose product MIANNYFLDDEDLQVFFIHLIDWKPIVEASEGKDFIDHKYFLNTGNTRFEMAPANYDEALELYKSSLEALGEFCGKEVSQVAQEMDKNSLRYENGRVIFPKETIEIYEKFRNTGLMAYAISREAGGLGLPVSVGAFFVMILSRSDISFCMTTTLLNLAQIVSRFGTPEQNEKYATQAATGECLFAMALTEPDFGSDLNNVRTTATKQKDGSYRITGTKRFISQGCGLGEHPSLLLTLARTGKQTGGARGLSVFLVKSSDIFVGGIEKKIGIHASPTCEIVYEDSYAEILGEEGLGLTRYTAGMTNFMRLGSAAGGPGGGAGVFYECTKYANERLQFGKPIAEIPAVAEMIHKIQRETNAMRLLTLETARIIDMYQHHQIRLEKEGKEDREIRKDERVKAWSTLASVLTPIAKYYGSEEGHKCANLAVQIHGGAGYTEDYDVSRFFRDSRINTIYEGTSQIHVRIATGAIVAGMNGDGNFRRYIATLLAEISTPSKFLLEQNKIFEESLIDFKNISNEITKESVAENLMVITARFLCSILYERAVEKLIESNLKVRWMKDCRAYLIDSTAIVIGCAYRIRNFFDI is encoded by the coding sequence ATGATAGCAAATAATTATTTTCTCGACGACGAAGATTTACAGGTATTTTTTATTCATTTAATTGATTGGAAACCAATTGTCGAAGCCTCTGAAGGAAAAGATTTTATTGACCACAAGTATTTTTTAAATACAGGAAATACGAGATTCGAAATGGCTCCGGCTAATTATGATGAGGCGCTAGAGTTGTATAAATCCTCTCTCGAAGCACTCGGAGAATTTTGCGGGAAAGAAGTTTCACAAGTTGCCCAGGAGATGGATAAAAATAGTTTGCGTTATGAAAACGGAAGAGTGATTTTTCCAAAGGAAACAATTGAAATATACGAAAAATTTAGAAATACGGGGCTAATGGCATACGCAATTTCTAGAGAAGCAGGTGGGCTTGGTTTACCTGTTTCTGTAGGTGCCTTTTTTGTAATGATTTTATCTAGATCTGATATTTCCTTCTGTATGACCACTACCCTGCTCAATTTGGCTCAAATTGTATCTAGGTTTGGAACTCCGGAGCAAAATGAAAAGTATGCGACACAAGCAGCTACCGGAGAATGCCTCTTTGCAATGGCTTTAACTGAACCAGACTTTGGATCTGACTTAAACAATGTTCGAACTACTGCAACGAAACAAAAAGACGGAAGCTATCGGATAACAGGAACTAAACGCTTCATTTCACAAGGATGCGGTCTCGGAGAGCACCCTTCTCTACTTTTAACACTTGCTAGAACTGGAAAACAAACCGGTGGAGCTAGGGGACTATCTGTATTTTTAGTCAAAAGCTCAGATATATTTGTAGGCGGTATCGAAAAAAAAATCGGCATACATGCTTCACCCACTTGCGAAATTGTGTATGAAGACTCTTATGCAGAAATTTTAGGAGAAGAAGGTTTAGGACTCACCCGATATACAGCAGGGATGACCAACTTCATGCGTCTCGGAAGTGCGGCCGGTGGTCCTGGTGGCGGAGCTGGAGTTTTCTACGAGTGCACTAAATATGCAAATGAGAGATTACAGTTCGGTAAACCAATTGCGGAGATTCCAGCTGTCGCGGAGATGATTCATAAAATCCAAAGAGAAACGAATGCTATGAGACTACTTACTCTCGAAACTGCGCGGATAATTGATATGTACCAACACCACCAAATTCGCTTAGAAAAGGAGGGCAAAGAAGACAGAGAAATCCGAAAAGACGAAAGAGTAAAAGCATGGTCAACACTTGCTTCTGTCTTAACGCCTATCGCAAAATATTATGGCTCCGAGGAAGGTCATAAATGCGCAAACCTCGCTGTTCAAATCCACGGCGGCGCTGGATACACGGAAGACTACGATGTATCTCGTTTTTTTAGAGATTCTAGAATTAATACAATCTATGAAGGAACAAGCCAAATTCATGTACGCATTGCGACAGGCGCTATTGTTGCTGGAATGAATGGAGACGGAAATTTTCGTAGATACATTGCAACTTTGCTGGCAGAAATTTCGACTCCCTCTAAATTTCTTTTAGAACAAAATAAAATTTTTGAAGAATCCCTCATTGATTTTAAAAACATTTCAAATGAGATTACGAAAGAATCTGTAGCAGAAAATCTTATGGTGATTACTGCTCGATTTCTGTGCTCTATTTTATACGAACGTGCCGTTGAGAAATTAATCGAATCCAATTTGAAAGTACGTTGGATGAAAGACTGCCGCGCTTATTTAATCGATAGTACCGCCATCGTAATTGGGTGCGCATATCGAATTCGAAATTTTTTTGACATTTAA
- a CDS encoding DUF1564 family protein, translating into MITFENNNIFLREQIDIEDNTVSTLLIPVHLLEEFRLKTQKFDGNIGLYFRSLLRRFRTITCSGLLPEPIKIKTEYQEKKLCLQKISFRPKNEDWIELGEIASAFGKSRCWVFVYLLKLDLLGLWKLLVKAGLKKIVPTIPSSGLEGFWLLGRVSHYFARGYTIRV; encoded by the coding sequence ATGATTACCTTTGAAAATAATAATATTTTTTTAAGAGAACAGATTGACATTGAGGACAATACTGTCTCTACACTCTTAATTCCTGTTCACCTTTTAGAAGAATTTCGTTTGAAAACCCAAAAGTTCGATGGAAATATTGGACTCTATTTCCGAAGTCTCCTTCGTCGTTTCAGAACAATTACTTGCTCTGGTTTGCTTCCCGAACCTATTAAAATTAAAACAGAATACCAAGAGAAAAAACTTTGCCTGCAAAAAATCAGCTTTCGACCCAAAAATGAAGACTGGATTGAGCTTGGAGAAATTGCTTCTGCCTTTGGTAAATCCCGCTGTTGGGTGTTTGTCTACCTCCTGAAACTGGACTTACTTGGACTTTGGAAACTTCTGGTGAAAGCTGGATTGAAGAAAATAGTTCCTACCATCCCGAGTAGTGGACTAGAGGGTTTTTGGTTGTTGGGCCGCGTTTCTCATTACTTTGCACGAGGATATACAATTAGAGTATAG
- a CDS encoding sensor domain-containing diguanylate cyclase, producing MSKKKEDSGAFEQLEHYEKKIYDQKQLLEISKALNSTLDYNYLIDAILNICLAQLQTLNAAIYLAPDVDSDHFTLDASHKGFDISEKDTDMKIMIDSPLVQNFEEKPKAMTIRQLMDNGLSEDEYFKYFKNLGAEIIIPLNAKGKVNGLLVLGEKMTMSDFLENEKDFLTILASLAGVAVENSRLYELATVDMMTQLKIHHYFQSKLREEMDRCRKKGTKLALLFTDVDKFKVFNDTHGHQAGDVVLIEVAKKLISCARKNDIPARYGGEEFCVVMPGADLQEGYEMGEKIRKAVEAQIVENPNGGDPLRVTISVGVTEFMPNDKNNKELIERADKALYQAKHGGRNQTVVYKIPS from the coding sequence TTGAGTAAGAAAAAAGAAGATTCAGGTGCCTTCGAGCAACTAGAACATTACGAGAAAAAAATCTACGACCAAAAACAATTATTAGAAATTAGTAAAGCTTTAAACTCTACTTTAGACTACAATTATCTAATAGACGCTATTCTAAATATATGCCTAGCTCAACTACAGACTCTAAATGCAGCTATCTACCTCGCTCCAGATGTAGACTCTGATCATTTTACGTTAGACGCAAGCCATAAAGGTTTTGATATTTCCGAGAAAGATACAGATATGAAAATCATGATTGATTCTCCTCTAGTTCAAAACTTCGAGGAAAAACCGAAAGCGATGACCATACGCCAGCTCATGGATAATGGATTGAGTGAAGATGAATATTTTAAATATTTCAAAAACCTAGGTGCAGAAATAATTATCCCTTTAAACGCTAAAGGTAAAGTTAACGGTTTACTCGTATTAGGCGAAAAAATGACTATGAGTGACTTTCTTGAGAATGAAAAAGATTTTTTAACCATCCTTGCAAGTTTGGCGGGAGTAGCAGTTGAAAATTCCAGATTATACGAATTAGCCACTGTTGATATGATGACCCAGCTAAAAATCCACCACTACTTCCAATCTAAATTGCGTGAAGAAATGGATCGTTGCAGAAAGAAAGGGACAAAACTCGCATTACTCTTTACTGACGTTGATAAATTTAAAGTTTTCAATGATACACATGGACACCAAGCGGGAGATGTAGTATTAATTGAAGTAGCAAAAAAATTAATATCGTGTGCGCGTAAGAATGATATACCCGCTCGATATGGTGGGGAAGAATTTTGTGTGGTGATGCCAGGAGCCGACTTACAAGAAGGATATGAGATGGGAGAAAAAATTCGCAAAGCTGTAGAAGCACAGATAGTCGAAAATCCGAACGGAGGAGATCCTTTAAGAGTTACAATTAGTGTTGGAGTTACAGAGTTTATGCCAAATGACAAAAACAATAAAGAACTTATTGAACGAGCAGATAAAGCACTTTACCAAGCTAAACATGGAGGAAGAAACCAAACCGTCGTTTATAAAATACCTTC
- a CDS encoding TPM domain-containing protein, whose translation MDEVGILSKETKLSIDKKLKEHEKQTSNQVVVLIIPSLEGEILEEYSLKIASTWKLGQKGKDNGVLLLIAKNDRKMRIEVGYGLEGTLTDVLSNRIIRNEIAPAFKKENYSAGVEQGVDAIIGAIKGTYKPEAENTNSPGLDMGLPWYFSIIIGLMFFAFMTPFVIATATTPYIGWFLYFFLMPFFGTFPVVIFGSKGFIVLPIYAVFMFIAKVYLGFTDDGKKFMEKHASKIRAGSSSSSSSSGRSSGSSSGGGFSGGGGSFGGGGSSGSW comes from the coding sequence ATGGATGAAGTTGGGATCTTATCAAAGGAAACAAAACTTTCTATTGATAAAAAATTAAAAGAACACGAAAAACAAACTTCCAATCAAGTCGTTGTATTAATTATTCCATCTCTTGAAGGAGAAATTTTAGAGGAGTATTCCTTAAAAATTGCATCAACCTGGAAGTTAGGACAAAAAGGAAAGGATAATGGTGTTTTGCTTCTTATAGCAAAAAATGATCGTAAAATGCGAATTGAAGTAGGTTACGGTTTAGAGGGAACTCTTACGGATGTTCTTTCGAATCGTATCATTCGAAACGAAATTGCTCCGGCATTTAAGAAAGAAAATTATTCTGCTGGAGTAGAACAAGGAGTAGACGCTATTATTGGGGCAATAAAAGGAACGTATAAGCCCGAAGCGGAAAATACAAATTCTCCTGGTTTAGATATGGGTCTTCCTTGGTATTTTAGTATAATAATCGGTCTTATGTTCTTTGCATTCATGACTCCTTTCGTTATTGCTACTGCTACAACTCCTTACATTGGATGGTTTCTTTATTTCTTTTTAATGCCTTTCTTTGGGACTTTCCCTGTTGTGATATTTGGGTCTAAGGGATTTATAGTTCTACCTATCTATGCTGTATTTATGTTTATAGCAAAAGTATACCTTGGATTTACCGACGATGGCAAAAAGTTTATGGAAAAACATGCTTCAAAAATTCGAGCGGGATCTTCGAGTAGCAGTTCTAGTTCTGGTAGGTCTTCTGGATCAAGCTCTGGTGGGGGATTTTCTGGTGGAGGAGGAAGTTTTGGGGGTGGTGGAAGTTCTGGTAGTTGGTAG
- a CDS encoding sugar phosphotransferase — translation MHELPTKKSAGLVFMGVFTISLFHFIFHSTVDEETVKILIQLVPGLIVFLLIGFLDDRYNFSSRRKLFFEIIFFIPYIYLFFPDFQVFGFAPPLHKLFYSIVLAGYIIFVTNLCNFMDGLDLYLTFSALTSLIIFFFMVSNIPITNVITLNLLIVCLGSFIFFNFPPARLFMGDTGSLPLGYMIAILPFLGDKNNTPDLGYGFLLIPVFWIDGVFTILRRLIRKENIFRAHREHLYQKITLAFLDKRLTTIIFSLWNLFIIPFYFLTRDSLSFLFICILFLLLNSVFYFYFLKRVS, via the coding sequence ATGCATGAACTTCCGACGAAAAAATCGGCAGGGCTAGTATTTATGGGAGTATTTACCATTAGCCTCTTCCATTTTATTTTTCATTCGACTGTGGATGAAGAAACTGTAAAAATTCTAATACAACTTGTTCCTGGATTAATTGTATTTTTACTAATAGGGTTTTTAGATGATCGATACAATTTTAGTTCGAGGAGAAAACTTTTTTTTGAGATTATCTTTTTTATACCTTATATCTATTTATTTTTTCCAGATTTTCAAGTGTTTGGTTTTGCACCTCCATTACATAAATTATTTTATAGCATTGTATTAGCTGGGTACATAATTTTTGTAACGAATCTTTGTAATTTCATGGATGGATTAGATTTATACTTAACATTTTCTGCTTTAACTTCGCTTATTATTTTCTTTTTTATGGTATCTAACATTCCGATTACGAATGTAATAACTTTAAATTTACTCATTGTATGCCTTGGTTCTTTTATATTTTTTAACTTTCCACCGGCTAGACTTTTTATGGGGGATACTGGTTCTTTGCCTCTCGGTTATATGATAGCCATATTGCCTTTTTTAGGAGATAAAAATAACACACCTGATTTGGGTTACGGTTTTTTACTGATCCCCGTATTTTGGATAGATGGAGTATTTACAATTTTAAGACGATTAATTCGAAAGGAAAATATATTTCGTGCGCATAGGGAACATCTTTACCAGAAAATTACTCTTGCCTTTTTAGATAAGAGATTAACAACAATTATCTTCAGCTTATGGAATTTATTTATTATACCTTTTTATTTTCTTACAAGGGACAGTTTATCATTTCTGTTTATTTGTATATTGTTTCTTTTATTAAATTCAGTTTTTTATTTTTATTTTCTTAAAAGAGTTTCTTAG
- a CDS encoding YggS family pyridoxal phosphate-dependent enzyme yields the protein MVLIYENYQFIFEQLKKIRPENTPKLIAVSKKQPLSKIMEALNSGIQSFGENQIKEGIEKFETLQNTYPKLELHHIGPVQSGTLRKLFGLYSFTHGVGSENNLNELVKQANTRKVNIKYFLQVNLSLEDSKSGFERENLLKTITSIANYKSDYAEFYGLMTMGPSNSDLLRTRNIFRELNQIRNDHCPTKKLSMGMSGDYLIAAEEGSDYVRVGSAIFGDRILK from the coding sequence ATAGTCTTGATCTACGAAAACTATCAATTCATATTCGAACAGCTAAAAAAAATTCGCCCTGAAAATACTCCTAAATTGATAGCGGTTTCTAAAAAACAGCCGCTATCAAAAATAATGGAAGCCTTGAATTCAGGCATTCAATCATTCGGAGAAAATCAAATCAAAGAAGGAATCGAAAAATTCGAAACCTTACAAAACACCTACCCTAAATTAGAACTACACCATATCGGTCCTGTTCAATCGGGAACTCTACGAAAGTTATTTGGTCTTTATTCATTTACACATGGGGTTGGTAGTGAAAATAACTTAAACGAATTAGTAAAACAAGCAAACACACGTAAAGTTAACATTAAATATTTTTTACAAGTAAATCTTAGTTTAGAAGATTCCAAATCTGGTTTCGAAAGAGAAAATTTACTTAAAACAATTACATCAATAGCAAACTATAAATCTGATTATGCTGAGTTTTACGGTTTAATGACCATGGGTCCATCCAATAGTGATTTATTGAGAACAAGAAATATTTTTAGAGAATTAAATCAAATTAGAAATGACCACTGCCCTACTAAAAAACTTTCTATGGGTATGTCGGGGGATTATTTAATCGCGGCAGAAGAAGGAAGTGATTATGTGCGTGTTGGCTCAGCCATTTTTGGAGATAGGATATTAAAATGA
- a CDS encoding putative zinc-binding peptidase: protein MRVYNCDVCSQLIYFENTLCVNCGYQLGYLPIKDSMSSIEFLEGNHWRALTPQAEGAIFKKCKNYIIENVCNWMIPIDDHHEYCISCRLNETIPNLEIPENRVYWYKLEIAKRRLIYSLLRLGLPLQNKMENPESGLAFAFLSNEKLPDLKETKKVMTGHNQGKITLNIAEANDAVREKMRLDMNERYRTLLGHFRHEIGHYYWFLLIGNNPVLLNQCREFFGDENLDYDIALKHHYAEGPPADWQKTYISTYASSHPWEDFAESWAHYLHMSDAVETARTWGLSIKSKKIRNTIDKNQENFTQSFEEMKEEWLHISTALNSLNRSMGMKDIYPFVWSDEILKKLRFIQMVIYSCKQIS, encoded by the coding sequence ATGAGAGTATACAATTGTGATGTATGTAGTCAGTTAATTTATTTTGAAAATACACTTTGTGTTAACTGCGGATACCAACTAGGTTATTTACCCATAAAAGATAGTATGAGCTCTATTGAATTTTTAGAAGGCAATCACTGGAGAGCTTTAACACCGCAAGCAGAAGGAGCCATCTTCAAAAAATGTAAGAACTACATTATCGAAAATGTTTGTAACTGGATGATTCCAATTGATGATCATCATGAATATTGTATTTCCTGTCGCCTCAATGAAACAATTCCAAACCTAGAAATTCCAGAAAATCGGGTTTACTGGTACAAGTTAGAAATCGCAAAACGTCGTCTTATATATAGCTTATTAAGATTAGGTTTACCACTGCAAAATAAAATGGAAAATCCTGAGAGTGGTTTAGCATTCGCTTTTTTATCAAATGAAAAGTTGCCAGATCTGAAAGAAACGAAAAAGGTAATGACTGGTCATAACCAAGGCAAAATTACTTTGAATATCGCAGAAGCAAACGATGCCGTAAGAGAAAAAATGAGACTGGATATGAATGAGAGATATAGAACTCTTTTAGGTCATTTCCGACATGAAATTGGACATTACTATTGGTTCTTACTGATTGGAAATAATCCAGTTCTTCTAAATCAATGCCGTGAATTTTTCGGTGACGAAAATCTAGACTATGATATAGCGTTAAAACACCATTATGCGGAAGGGCCACCGGCTGATTGGCAAAAAACATATATTAGCACTTATGCAAGTTCTCATCCATGGGAAGATTTTGCAGAAAGTTGGGCACATTATTTACATATGTCTGACGCGGTTGAAACTGCTCGGACATGGGGTCTATCGATAAAATCTAAAAAAATTAGAAATACTATTGATAAAAACCAAGAAAATTTTACCCAAAGTTTTGAAGAGATGAAAGAAGAATGGCTCCATATTAGTACTGCATTAAATAGCTTAAATCGAAGTATGGGAATGAAAGACATTTATCCATTTGTTTGGTCTGACGAAATCTTAAAAAAACTTAGATTCATTCAAATGGTTATTTATTCATGTAAACAAATTTCTTGA
- a CDS encoding VWA domain-containing protein: MITYQYSEYFPEDENKFDKDKLMSILSELIMKYDISLEEALRMMIEKGIPANLFLKEGGMDDLVKNFQNKIQGMIDQILKTFSLYPTSEDLEKELASLQSNIKKKYNKDPELLSKINKAIEEKNQDLLRRIKWELPELKKSDSSLDNLMQSLLDLDKINNGIKKYNFTGTKIPTLKEAKNLLDNLDQLTELNQALENAIQSGDLYNFDLEQLAKFLGPESYQEFIERRETIFEQLKKLLQENGDIQENQEGGIELSPKSVRKIGKTALTEIFSKLKSDSSSGSHVTREFGDSENITSSVKPLEFGDNISHIDFSGSIINSIVRGNGNIPSLKDIDVFQARGNAKSSTVILLDMSGSMARSMRFYNAKKVTMAMDSLIRNEYKDEKLTVVGFGSTAKIFPITKVPTLQPYPVTIFNPYIKLKFDFAKMKKEDIENKVPQYFTNLQKGLSMARQALSSKQTKNKQIFLITDGAPTAHFKGSVLHINYPPAPSDFEEALSEVKQCAEDGIIINTFLLTSEWDMNYFGEKSFIQQFAKMSQGRIFYPHPNELNQMIIYDFVSNKKKKFSY; the protein is encoded by the coding sequence ATGATCACATACCAGTACAGCGAATACTTTCCAGAGGATGAGAATAAGTTCGACAAAGATAAACTCATGTCGATTCTTTCAGAACTTATTATGAAATACGATATATCTCTGGAAGAAGCACTTCGTATGATGATTGAAAAAGGAATTCCTGCGAATCTATTTTTGAAGGAAGGTGGAATGGATGATTTGGTCAAAAATTTCCAAAATAAAATCCAAGGTATGATAGACCAAATTCTAAAAACGTTTTCACTCTATCCTACTTCTGAAGATTTAGAAAAAGAGTTAGCATCACTTCAATCAAATATCAAAAAGAAATACAATAAAGATCCTGAATTATTATCTAAAATCAATAAAGCTATAGAAGAAAAAAACCAAGACCTACTCCGTCGTATAAAATGGGAATTGCCCGAATTAAAAAAATCAGATTCAAGTCTCGATAATCTAATGCAAAGTTTACTAGACTTAGATAAAATAAATAATGGGATTAAAAAATATAATTTCACTGGAACCAAAATTCCAACTCTCAAAGAAGCCAAAAACCTATTAGATAATCTAGATCAACTAACAGAATTAAACCAAGCATTAGAAAATGCCATTCAATCTGGAGATTTGTATAATTTTGACTTAGAACAATTAGCAAAATTTTTGGGTCCTGAAAGTTACCAAGAATTTATAGAAAGAAGAGAAACTATTTTTGAACAATTAAAAAAACTTTTACAAGAAAATGGTGACATACAAGAAAACCAAGAAGGTGGAATTGAACTTTCCCCTAAGTCAGTGCGCAAAATCGGAAAAACCGCATTAACAGAAATTTTTTCCAAACTGAAATCAGACTCTAGTTCAGGCTCTCACGTTACTCGTGAATTCGGTGATTCCGAAAATATTACATCCTCTGTAAAACCTCTCGAATTTGGGGATAATATTTCCCATATAGATTTTTCAGGCAGTATCATAAATAGTATTGTTCGGGGTAATGGAAATATACCTTCCTTAAAGGATATAGATGTATTTCAAGCTAGAGGGAATGCAAAATCTTCTACAGTAATTTTACTCGATATGTCTGGATCGATGGCTCGTTCTATGAGATTTTACAACGCCAAAAAAGTAACAATGGCAATGGATTCCTTAATTCGAAATGAATACAAAGATGAAAAACTTACTGTTGTAGGTTTTGGTAGTACTGCAAAAATATTTCCTATCACAAAAGTTCCTACACTGCAACCATATCCTGTTACAATATTTAACCCTTATATAAAATTAAAATTTGATTTTGCTAAAATGAAAAAGGAAGATATAGAAAATAAAGTCCCCCAGTATTTTACAAACCTACAAAAAGGTTTAAGTATGGCGAGACAAGCATTATCCTCTAAACAAACAAAAAACAAACAAATCTTCCTGATTACAGACGGTGCACCTACTGCGCATTTTAAAGGCTCTGTATTACATATCAATTACCCACCAGCCCCTTCCGATTTCGAAGAGGCTTTGTCTGAAGTAAAACAATGTGCAGAAGATGGAATTATTATTAATACATTCCTACTAACGTCAGAATGGGACATGAACTATTTTGGAGAAAAAAGTTTCATCCAACAATTTGCTAAAATGTCACAAGGTAGGATTTTTTATCCACATCCAAATGAATTAAATCAAATGATTATCTATGATTTTGTTTCCAATAAAAAGAAAAAGTTCTCCTACTAA
- the proC gene encoding pyrroline-5-carboxylate reductase, with amino-acid sequence MKKIGIIGLGNMGYPIYKSISNEFTITCYDPFSNRTDIEFSATLSDLEIKSEVIIVCVKPDKIAEVLKKLTLPKKIISIAAGITLNKLKEFSPPDSQIVRIMPNLPLQIKEGCMGYIGDKSIYPDVKSIFEQLGLLIELSSEDAMDAFTGLAGSGPAYVFSFIQALAEGGVKSGLSYSDALKLSLQTVKGSAMLLEEEFKSKDTHPMLMRNKVTSAGGTTIYGLEKLEENKFHFGVMSAVFEAFKRSNELRGK; translated from the coding sequence ATGAAAAAAATAGGAATCATAGGTTTGGGTAATATGGGTTATCCCATTTATAAATCCATTTCTAACGAGTTTACGATAACATGTTACGATCCATTTAGCAATCGAACTGACATTGAATTTTCAGCAACTCTTTCGGACTTAGAAATAAAATCTGAAGTCATTATTGTTTGCGTAAAACCTGATAAAATTGCAGAGGTTTTGAAAAAACTAACCTTACCCAAAAAAATTATCTCTATTGCTGCTGGAATTACCTTAAACAAACTAAAAGAGTTCTCACCACCAGATTCACAAATTGTGAGAATCATGCCGAATTTACCTCTTCAAATCAAAGAGGGCTGTATGGGATACATTGGAGATAAATCAATTTATCCAGACGTTAAATCTATTTTTGAGCAATTAGGTTTATTAATTGAACTTTCCTCTGAAGATGCAATGGACGCATTCACAGGACTAGCAGGCTCCGGTCCTGCGTATGTTTTTAGTTTTATCCAAGCACTTGCAGAGGGTGGAGTTAAGTCCGGTTTATCGTATTCGGATGCCTTAAAACTAAGTTTACAAACAGTAAAAGGCAGTGCCATGCTATTGGAGGAAGAATTTAAGTCCAAGGACACACATCCAATGCTTATGCGAAATAAAGTTACTTCCGCTGGAGGTACTACTATTTACGGATTAGAAAAATTAGAAGAAAACAAATTTCACTTTGGGGTAATGAGTGCGGTCTTTGAAGCATTTAAGAGATCGAATGAATTGAGGGGCAAGTAA